In Chitinophagales bacterium, one DNA window encodes the following:
- the dinB gene encoding DNA polymerase IV has protein sequence MVIAPDKTIVHLDLDCFFVAVSRLMNPALNGKPVLIGGSSDRGVVAACSYEARRYGIHSAMPVKLAKRLCPEALIVHGDYEMYTRKSDEVTEIIRDNVPLYEKASVDEFYIDLTGMDKFFGCYKWATELWQKVRKETGLPSSFGLSVNKTVSKVATDDVKPNGSKKVDRGTEKTYLAPMSVSKIPMVGEKTYHVLRQMGVEKIHTLQQMPVELMRDVLGENGITIWQKANGIDDTPVIPYSERKSISSEETFDQDTIDVTKLKSLLVTMTEKLALQLRSETRLSSCITVKIRYSNFDTHTMQCRIPYTNCDHHLIPRVKELFDKLYNRRMLIRLVGVRCSHLVGGGYQINLFEDSPEMIRLYQAMDNMRRRYGDHAVQRATGLGFRLRDFNPFNGIRKNVAAGIQNKSVAMT, from the coding sequence ATGGTTATTGCTCCCGATAAAACGATTGTACACCTGGATCTCGATTGCTTTTTTGTAGCAGTGTCGAGGCTGATGAATCCTGCCCTCAATGGCAAGCCTGTGCTGATAGGTGGCAGCAGCGACCGTGGGGTGGTGGCGGCCTGTAGTTACGAAGCCCGCAGGTATGGTATTCATTCCGCCATGCCTGTCAAACTTGCCAAACGGCTGTGCCCCGAAGCATTGATCGTGCATGGCGATTATGAGATGTACACCAGGAAATCGGACGAGGTAACGGAAATTATCCGCGACAATGTGCCGCTGTATGAAAAGGCATCGGTGGATGAGTTTTATATCGACCTCACGGGCATGGATAAGTTTTTCGGTTGTTACAAATGGGCCACGGAGCTGTGGCAGAAGGTGCGCAAGGAAACAGGGCTGCCGAGTTCCTTTGGCTTATCAGTGAATAAGACGGTTTCCAAGGTGGCAACGGATGATGTAAAACCCAATGGCAGTAAGAAGGTGGATCGCGGCACGGAGAAGACCTACCTGGCGCCGATGAGTGTCAGCAAGATTCCGATGGTGGGAGAGAAAACCTACCACGTGCTGCGGCAGATGGGCGTGGAAAAAATTCATACGCTGCAACAGATGCCCGTGGAACTGATGCGCGATGTGCTGGGGGAGAATGGTATCACCATCTGGCAGAAGGCGAATGGCATTGATGATACGCCGGTGATTCCCTACAGCGAACGCAAATCCATTTCATCGGAAGAAACCTTCGACCAGGATACTATTGATGTAACAAAACTGAAATCACTGCTCGTCACCATGACGGAAAAGCTGGCGTTGCAGCTGCGCAGCGAGACGAGGCTCTCCTCCTGCATCACCGTGAAGATCCGTTATTCAAATTTTGATACGCATACCATGCAGTGCCGCATCCCTTACACCAATTGCGATCATCACCTGATACCAAGGGTAAAGGAATTGTTCGACAAGCTCTACAACCGCCGCATGCTGATCCGGCTGGTGGGAGTCCGGTGCAGCCACCTTGTAGGCGGCGGTTACCAGATCAACCTGTTTGAAGATTCCCCGGAGATGATCCGCCTTTACCAGGCCATGGATAATATGCGCCGCCGTTACGGCGATCATGCCGTGCAGCGTGCCACGGGCCTGGGATTCCGCCTGCGCGATTTTAACCCGTTTAACGGCATCCGCAAAAACGTGGCGGCAGGCATACAAAATAAAAGTGTAGCCATGACCTGA
- a CDS encoding DUF4198 domain-containing protein, translated as MIRRSLPLMFTLLLLAACLFSHHYILVPQQFIFQRGDSLIVRLMVGEPFDFEFERELQHGMTPHFMLYSGVDSTNLLPLAADSAKPVLRSTTNFTGLALIEMQRNASTIEQQPGAFAKYLAEEKITTVRFDSSKWKKNAVKENYSRCIKSLITSGKPGNENLYHKIVGQRLEILLMSNPYLMEPNQRMVVKVLWEGKPLPDQWVSAAYKAEDGSVKEISVLTDNKGMAGFTLSLNTIYYLHTVYMLRLKDNPAADYESVWASYSFQTSAK; from the coding sequence ATGATACGGCGTTCTTTGCCCTTGATGTTTACTTTGCTGCTGCTGGCAGCCTGCCTGTTTTCACATCATTATATTTTAGTGCCCCAGCAATTCATCTTTCAGCGCGGTGATTCACTGATTGTTCGGCTGATGGTAGGTGAGCCGTTCGACTTTGAATTCGAACGGGAATTGCAGCATGGCATGACGCCGCATTTCATGCTCTATTCAGGTGTTGATTCAACCAACCTGCTGCCATTGGCTGCCGATAGTGCTAAGCCTGTTCTACGGTCAACCACAAATTTTACAGGTCTGGCACTGATTGAGATGCAGCGCAATGCATCCACAATAGAACAGCAGCCGGGCGCATTTGCAAAATACCTTGCAGAAGAAAAAATTACTACGGTACGCTTCGACAGCAGTAAATGGAAGAAAAACGCAGTGAAGGAAAACTATTCACGCTGTATTAAATCACTCATCACTTCCGGCAAACCGGGTAATGAAAACCTTTACCATAAAATTGTAGGACAACGGCTGGAGATACTGCTCATGAGTAATCCGTACCTGATGGAACCCAATCAGCGCATGGTTGTAAAAGTTTTGTGGGAAGGAAAGCCATTACCGGATCAATGGGTCAGTGCAGCCTACAAAGCGGAGGATGGATCCGTGAAGGAAATTTCAGTGTTAACGGACAATAAGGGAATGGCCGGATTTACCTTGTCATTAAACACCATATATTATCTGCACACTGTTTACATGCTCCGGCTGAAGGATAATCCTGCTGCTGACTACGAAAGTGTGTGGGCGAGCTACAGTTTTCAGACTTCGGCAAAATGA
- a CDS encoding choice-of-anchor B family protein: protein MLCTSTLFAQQNMSLLGKLTYSNDLGSLWGYADGNGKEYALVGAYNGLSIVDVTVPTNPVQVQFVSTSNSYWHEVKTWSHYAYVVNESGGGLLIVDLNNLPNAVTSVNWTGGSLGLSTGHTLFIDDNGIAYINGSNVGAGGVLFLNLNSNPMNPTYLGSYTNGYVHDCFVRHDTMWTAQIYSGQFKVVNVANKTSPVILTSQSTPGNFTHNTALSNNGKYLFTTDEVTNSYVTAYNVSNLSNISETDRFQANPGTNSIAHNVHVKGNFLVTAYYRDGVVITDASDPTNLIKVGNYDTSPMSGNGYNGCWEAYPYLPSGNILAADIEQGLFVLGVNYVKACFLSGKVTDYTGGASLNGVTVSIVNASNTSTTTDLSGNYKTGYATAGTYSVQLSKSGYYTKTISGVSLVNGTVTVLNTTLKKTTIPQCVVPTNLSVDNVAAGTATLHWSDEYASKYTITLKNNNTGVSQTLTSTTNSLPLSGLSACTSYKFKVKAKCTAGGNTTFSPFFTFNTTGSGCRITGETTVSHLTGEEMIVYPNPFTDQFEVSFTLETPASVMLSVYDAAGRRIKMISDQYVDAGPQVLQVDASGFNAGLYVCVLQAGDRIIMRKLVKEQH, encoded by the coding sequence ATGCTCTGTACCTCCACCCTCTTCGCGCAGCAAAACATGAGTTTGCTCGGTAAACTAACTTACTCCAACGACCTTGGCAGCCTTTGGGGTTATGCGGATGGCAATGGAAAAGAATATGCACTCGTTGGCGCTTACAACGGGCTATCCATAGTTGATGTAACGGTGCCGACCAATCCGGTGCAGGTGCAGTTCGTTTCCACCAGCAATTCGTACTGGCATGAAGTAAAAACCTGGAGCCACTATGCTTATGTGGTGAATGAATCCGGCGGCGGCCTGCTGATTGTCGATTTGAATAACCTTCCCAATGCTGTCACTTCCGTTAACTGGACCGGAGGATCGTTAGGATTATCTACGGGGCATACGTTATTTATTGATGATAACGGCATTGCCTATATCAATGGCTCCAATGTCGGCGCAGGCGGTGTATTATTTCTGAATCTCAACAGTAACCCGATGAACCCTACCTACCTGGGATCGTATACAAATGGTTATGTGCATGATTGTTTTGTACGGCATGACACCATGTGGACTGCGCAGATTTACAGCGGCCAGTTTAAGGTAGTGAATGTAGCGAACAAGACCTCACCGGTTATTCTTACTTCACAGTCAACACCCGGAAATTTCACACACAACACCGCATTATCCAATAATGGCAAATACCTTTTCACCACCGACGAAGTCACTAACTCCTATGTAACGGCTTACAATGTTTCCAATTTATCCAACATCAGCGAGACAGACCGTTTTCAGGCCAATCCGGGCACTAACAGCATAGCACACAATGTGCATGTGAAAGGTAATTTCCTGGTGACAGCGTACTACAGGGACGGTGTGGTGATCACGGATGCCAGTGATCCAACCAATCTTATCAAAGTAGGCAACTACGACACTTCACCGATGTCGGGCAATGGCTACAACGGTTGCTGGGAAGCATATCCCTATCTGCCATCCGGCAATATCCTTGCAGCGGACATTGAACAAGGATTGTTTGTTTTAGGCGTCAATTATGTGAAGGCTTGCTTCCTCTCCGGAAAAGTCACTGACTACACAGGAGGAGCCAGCCTGAATGGTGTCACGGTTTCCATTGTAAACGCATCCAATACATCTACCACCACCGACCTGTCGGGCAACTACAAAACAGGTTATGCAACGGCGGGAACATACAGTGTTCAACTATCGAAGTCCGGTTATTATACCAAAACAATCTCCGGTGTTTCACTCGTCAACGGTACGGTGACAGTGCTGAATACCACGTTGAAAAAAACAACCATCCCGCAATGCGTTGTGCCCACCAACCTCTCTGTCGATAATGTTGCGGCCGGTACAGCCACCTTGCACTGGAGCGATGAATACGCGAGCAAGTATACCATTACGCTGAAAAATAATAATACCGGTGTTTCGCAGACACTTACTTCCACAACTAATTCATTGCCGCTATCAGGACTTTCAGCCTGTACCAGTTATAAGTTTAAAGTAAAGGCAAAATGCACCGCCGGTGGCAATACTACCTTTTCACCCTTTTTCACCTTCAATACTACAGGTTCAGGATGCAGGATTACCGGTGAAACTACCGTATCACATTTAACAGGTGAAGAGATGATTGTTTATCCAAATCCTTTCACGGATCAGTTTGAGGTTTCGTTTACACTCGAAACACCGGCTTCTGTGATGTTATCGGTATATGATGCGGCGGGCAGAAGGATAAAAATGATCAGTGATCAGTACGTTGATGCAGGGCCGCAGGTTCTGCAGGTGGATGCTTCCGGCTTCAATGCGGGATTGTATGTTTGTGTATTGCAGGCGGGCGACCGGATAATCATGCGTAAGCTGGTTAAAGAGCAGCATTGA
- the dnaE gene encoding DNA polymerase III subunit alpha, translating to MKKTAGIPGLKRICLPGCILYCFNNCHMYLNCHTYYSFKYGTMSPESLLKEATEKGVRKLAVTDINNTSAILDMHRLAGRCGIQPVAGIDFRRGAQQQFIGIARNHHGFFELNTFLSKCLSEGETGLTGKAAQVPDRAPAFTDAFIIYPYASVRNGVNSGNLIRSEVALTASGLHPHEFIGIKPSDINHLRFSSWKNHPGKLVLLAPVTLRNKVDFNMHRLLRAMDNNTVLSKLPVSEQAPADEIMMHEAELCLLYKDFPAVIYNTRKLLDECETIDFGFGKNKNRKYFTGSESADRVLLHQLCEEGMHYRYPVSGDSIRERFKKEIDLISSQQFTAYFLINHDIVRFARSKNFFYVGRGSGANSMVAYLLNITDVDPIELDLYFERFINASRKNPPDFDIDFSSDERDEVIGYIFSKYGNDHTALLGTYSTFQADAVVRELGKVFGLPKAEIDALQNPRLFPPAKDHITQLIYQYARLLHDFPAHLSIHAGGILISEAPVTCYTALSNPPKGFPLTQFSMLEAEDVGLYKFDILSQRGLGKMRDAVDLVAQNQQIRIDIHDVKRFMHDEAVRENLKNARLMGCFYVESPAMRMLLTKLRASTYLDLVAASSIIRPGVAQSGMMQEYIRRFHDPGHGKKDAIPAMWELMEDTFGVMVYQEDVIKVAHHFGKLTLAEADKLRRGMGGKYRGRQEFLEVKEQFFANCRREGHSEQLISDVWFQMETFGGYAFAKGHSASYAVESYQCMFLKTHYPLEFMVAVINNGGGFFRTEYYIHEARMCGATVHAPDINRSTQLTAIYGTDIYLGLSLVADLERKLQDDIVAERNRKGPFSSLENFMRRVAVAVDQLRILIRIGAFRFTGRTKQQLLWDIHTILGQHKKTVARMELFEGENKKFALPELTQDAFTDPRDEQEILGFPLCSPFELIQLPAATHDAHKATDDLLLAADLKNHKNKIVEITGYYVTYKPTRTKKGDAMMFGCFLDRNGCFFDTNHFPEATRKFPFRGKGCYRIKGKVAEEFGFYSINVLEMYKLDYLMYEEDAEAKARSRPDPVVQPVVVPASKEYQYLLAIQLPPHIRHEVELLKKKFHRHFDHCQAVVSKPHLQLCTFRASGTKEPGLIKMVSAVAARHTSFRISLKNFNTVSSHTIYLELQDTGELLNVMDGLKHALQLSPKESRFFSKSCLAIARGLDKEKFRQASAVFCEQEYAASFMAANMVLLKREASQQFAKYEEVMEFNFEAAGAKKKQPMQRMDLAARSR from the coding sequence ATGAAAAAAACTGCCGGCATCCCGGGGTTGAAACGGATCTGCCTGCCGGGCTGCATCCTGTATTGCTTTAATAATTGCCACATGTACCTGAACTGCCATACCTATTACAGCTTCAAATACGGGACGATGAGTCCGGAAAGCCTGCTGAAAGAAGCAACAGAGAAAGGTGTGCGCAAACTGGCAGTAACCGACATCAACAATACTTCCGCCATCCTCGATATGCACCGCCTTGCAGGCAGATGCGGCATACAACCCGTTGCAGGCATTGATTTCAGAAGGGGCGCTCAGCAGCAGTTCATTGGCATTGCCAGGAATCACCATGGCTTTTTTGAATTAAACACCTTTCTGTCGAAGTGCCTGAGCGAAGGCGAGACAGGCCTCACCGGTAAAGCAGCGCAGGTGCCGGATCGCGCCCCCGCTTTTACGGACGCCTTTATCATTTATCCTTATGCATCCGTTCGTAACGGAGTAAATTCCGGGAACCTTATCCGGAGTGAGGTTGCCCTTACGGCATCCGGCCTTCATCCACATGAATTCATCGGTATTAAACCGTCCGACATCAACCACCTGCGTTTTTCTTCCTGGAAAAATCATCCGGGAAAACTGGTGCTGCTGGCACCGGTCACGTTGCGCAACAAAGTTGATTTTAACATGCACCGGCTGCTCCGGGCAATGGACAACAATACCGTGCTCAGTAAATTGCCGGTGAGCGAACAGGCGCCTGCCGATGAAATCATGATGCATGAAGCGGAGCTGTGTTTGTTGTACAAAGATTTTCCTGCCGTCATTTATAATACCAGGAAGCTGCTCGATGAATGTGAAACCATCGATTTCGGATTTGGCAAAAACAAAAACAGGAAATATTTCACCGGATCCGAATCGGCCGACCGTGTCTTGCTGCATCAGTTATGTGAAGAGGGCATGCATTACCGTTATCCCGTTTCCGGCGACAGCATCCGTGAAAGATTTAAAAAGGAGATTGACCTGATCAGCAGTCAGCAGTTCACGGCTTATTTCCTCATCAACCATGATATTGTCCGTTTTGCACGCAGCAAAAATTTTTTCTACGTGGGAAGGGGAAGCGGCGCCAACTCCATGGTGGCTTACCTGCTCAACATCACCGATGTTGACCCGATTGAACTTGATCTTTACTTCGAACGCTTTATCAATGCTTCCCGGAAGAACCCGCCTGATTTTGATATCGATTTCTCTTCCGATGAACGTGATGAGGTGATCGGCTACATTTTCTCAAAATATGGAAATGACCACACCGCCCTGCTTGGTACCTACAGTACATTTCAGGCAGATGCCGTAGTGCGTGAGCTGGGAAAAGTGTTTGGCCTGCCGAAAGCGGAAATTGATGCGCTGCAGAATCCCCGCCTGTTTCCGCCGGCTAAAGACCACATCACACAACTGATCTATCAGTATGCCCGGCTCCTCCACGATTTTCCCGCTCACCTCAGCATTCATGCCGGAGGCATCCTCATTTCCGAAGCACCGGTCACCTGTTATACGGCGCTCAGCAATCCACCGAAAGGATTTCCGCTTACACAGTTCAGCATGCTGGAGGCAGAGGATGTGGGTTTGTATAAGTTTGATATCCTCAGCCAGCGCGGGCTTGGCAAGATGCGCGATGCCGTAGACCTTGTTGCACAAAATCAACAGATCCGCATTGATATTCATGATGTGAAACGGTTTATGCATGATGAGGCCGTGCGGGAGAACCTGAAAAATGCCCGGCTGATGGGATGCTTTTATGTGGAGTCGCCCGCCATGCGGATGTTGCTTACCAAACTGCGCGCATCCACCTATCTCGACCTCGTGGCGGCCAGCTCCATCATTCGTCCCGGCGTGGCACAGTCGGGCATGATGCAGGAATATATCCGCCGCTTTCATGATCCCGGTCACGGAAAGAAGGATGCCATCCCTGCCATGTGGGAACTGATGGAAGACACCTTTGGCGTGATGGTTTACCAGGAAGATGTGATCAAGGTAGCCCATCATTTCGGCAAGCTCACTCTCGCCGAAGCCGATAAACTACGGAGGGGAATGGGAGGAAAGTACCGGGGCAGGCAGGAATTCCTGGAAGTGAAGGAGCAGTTTTTTGCGAACTGCCGCAGGGAAGGACACAGCGAACAACTGATCAGTGATGTGTGGTTCCAGATGGAAACATTCGGAGGATATGCCTTCGCGAAAGGCCACTCGGCCTCGTATGCCGTGGAAAGCTATCAGTGTATGTTTCTCAAAACCCATTACCCGCTTGAATTTATGGTGGCCGTAATCAACAATGGCGGCGGATTTTTCAGAACCGAATACTATATCCATGAAGCGCGCATGTGTGGTGCAACCGTGCATGCGCCCGACATCAACAGGAGTACGCAGCTCACGGCCATTTACGGAACCGATATATACCTGGGGCTGTCGCTGGTGGCCGACCTCGAAAGAAAGCTGCAGGACGACATCGTCGCCGAACGAAACAGGAAGGGCCCGTTTTCTTCGCTCGAAAATTTTATGCGGCGTGTTGCTGTTGCTGTTGATCAGCTCCGCATCCTCATCCGTATCGGCGCTTTCCGCTTTACCGGCCGCACAAAGCAGCAACTGCTCTGGGATATTCATACCATTCTCGGGCAGCATAAAAAAACAGTGGCCCGTATGGAACTGTTTGAAGGAGAAAACAAAAAGTTCGCCTTACCCGAGCTGACGCAGGATGCCTTCACCGATCCGCGCGATGAGCAGGAGATACTGGGTTTCCCGTTGTGTTCGCCTTTTGAGCTGATACAGCTCCCGGCCGCCACCCATGATGCGCACAAGGCCACGGATGACCTGCTGCTTGCTGCCGATCTGAAAAACCACAAAAACAAAATCGTGGAAATCACCGGTTATTATGTTACGTATAAACCAACGCGTACAAAGAAGGGTGATGCCATGATGTTCGGCTGTTTCCTCGACCGCAACGGATGCTTCTTCGATACCAACCATTTTCCCGAAGCAACCAGAAAATTTCCCTTCCGCGGCAAAGGGTGCTATCGTATCAAAGGCAAAGTAGCGGAGGAGTTTGGATTCTATTCCATCAACGTGCTGGAGATGTATAAGCTGGATTACCTGATGTATGAAGAAGACGCCGAAGCAAAGGCGAGGTCAAGGCCTGATCCGGTGGTGCAGCCTGTAGTGGTGCCTGCATCGAAAGAATACCAATACCTGCTGGCCATCCAGCTGCCGCCACACATCAGGCATGAGGTGGAGTTACTGAAGAAAAAATTTCACCGCCATTTCGATCACTGCCAGGCCGTGGTATCAAAGCCTCACCTTCAACTCTGCACCTTCCGGGCAAGCGGAACGAAAGAACCAGGGCTGATCAAAATGGTGTCGGCTGTTGCGGCACGCCATACCAGCTTCCGGATATCCTTAAAAAATTTTAACACCGTTTCATCTCATACCATATACCTTGAACTGCAGGACACCGGTGAGCTGCTGAACGTAATGGATGGTTTGAAGCATGCATTGCAGCTTTCACCGAAAGAATCAAGGTTCTTTTCAAAATCCTGCCTTGCCATCGCGCGCGGGCTGGATAAGGAGAAATTCAGGCAGGCATCGGCTGTTTTTTGTGAACAGGAATATGCCGCTTCCTTTATGGCTGCCAATATGGTGCTGCTGAAAAGAGAGGCATCGCAGCAGTTTGCAAAGTATGAAGAGGTGATGGAGTTTAACTTTGAGGCGGCTGGCGCAAAGAAGAAACAACCAATGCAGAGAATGGATCTGGCGGCCCGGAGCCGTTAA
- a CDS encoding T9SS type A sorting domain-containing protein encodes MNKYVTLTDKLKGYSLLAGSIIASSFAAQGQIIYTDINPDVELGGSVPSSYPEVTTYGIDMNNDGHVEFKVTMNLKAPLGTNFSFNEKIDAGSNPSNLIHSYTIEYVPFAFKDDCGDSIPFGPSFYGFINVNFAFQTAGAVSYIWNNQSDRALGLRFNDGTDFYYGWVRLDVNTNGTVPNIVIKDYAYEQSPGVKIAACDTGSGLPVNIHQLSKAKDMVVYPNPSKGNVVLKLQEPLKGNTEITVKDALGREVYATKVNTASLQKELPFDFTHFAPGTYFIQLVSEAGSYTAKWIRR; translated from the coding sequence ATGAACAAATACGTTACCCTCACTGATAAATTGAAAGGTTATTCGTTGCTGGCCGGTTCCATTATTGCTTCATCATTTGCCGCGCAGGGCCAGATCATTTACACCGATATCAATCCTGATGTGGAATTAGGGGGCAGCGTTCCCTCATCTTATCCTGAAGTTACTACCTATGGCATCGACATGAATAATGACGGTCATGTAGAATTTAAGGTAACGATGAACCTGAAAGCTCCTTTGGGTACCAATTTTTCATTCAATGAAAAGATTGATGCGGGTTCCAATCCCAGTAACCTCATTCATTCCTATACCATAGAATACGTTCCGTTCGCCTTTAAAGATGATTGTGGCGACAGTATTCCGTTTGGTCCGTCGTTCTATGGATTTATCAATGTAAATTTTGCCTTTCAGACGGCAGGCGCCGTTTCCTATATCTGGAATAATCAAAGCGACCGTGCGCTCGGCCTACGGTTTAATGATGGTACTGACTTCTATTACGGCTGGGTCAGGCTCGATGTGAATACCAATGGCACCGTTCCCAACATCGTAATTAAAGATTATGCTTATGAACAATCGCCGGGTGTAAAGATTGCGGCCTGCGATACCGGAAGCGGGCTGCCGGTCAACATTCATCAGCTATCGAAAGCAAAAGACATGGTGGTTTATCCCAATCCATCCAAAGGCAATGTTGTGCTGAAACTGCAGGAGCCTTTAAAGGGAAATACTGAAATTACGGTGAAAGATGCATTAGGCAGAGAAGTGTATGCCACGAAAGTGAACACGGCATCGCTGCAAAAAGAACTGCCCTTTGACTTCACGCATTTTGCACCGGGCACTTACTTTATTCAACTGGTTTCCGAAGCAGGTTCCTATACTGCAAAATGGATCAGGCGATAG
- a CDS encoding helix-turn-helix domain-containing protein, whose product MVFSSNVKLLRTRRNKTQDIVARELGMSRSTLNSYENGSVKNPTLDALMGFSRYYKVSIDTLVKMDLARLSAFQLSELERGHDVYITGSKLRVLATTVDSNNHENIEAVNVKAKAGYRNGYADPDFIKRLPTFQLPILYNDRKYRMFQIDGDSMLPIPDQSWVIGEYVENWHDIKNGHAYILLTQEDGIVFKNVFNQLRKKKKLELHSLNTQYKPYELDVAEVKEVWKFCNYISSEIPEPVRHKDELLGMVEKMEEELMIIKNALKLEATAG is encoded by the coding sequence ATGGTCTTCAGTTCAAATGTAAAACTGCTGCGCACACGCCGCAACAAAACACAGGACATCGTGGCACGCGAGCTCGGCATGAGCCGCTCCACACTCAACAGCTATGAGAATGGCAGCGTCAAAAATCCTACACTCGATGCACTCATGGGATTTTCCAGGTATTATAAAGTATCAATTGACACGCTGGTAAAGATGGATCTTGCCAGGCTATCCGCCTTTCAGCTGTCGGAGCTTGAACGCGGGCATGATGTGTACATCACCGGCAGTAAGCTGCGTGTGCTGGCAACTACCGTGGACAGCAACAACCATGAAAATATTGAAGCGGTAAACGTGAAGGCCAAAGCCGGTTACCGCAACGGCTATGCAGATCCTGATTTTATCAAAAGGCTGCCTACGTTTCAGCTGCCGATCCTGTACAACGACCGCAAGTACCGCATGTTCCAGATTGACGGCGATTCCATGCTGCCCATTCCCGATCAAAGCTGGGTAATCGGCGAGTATGTGGAAAACTGGCACGACATAAAAAACGGCCACGCCTATATCCTCCTCACACAGGAAGATGGTATCGTCTTTAAAAATGTATTTAACCAGCTCAGGAAGAAGAAAAAACTGGAACTGCATTCACTCAATACACAATACAAACCGTATGAGCTGGATGTGGCGGAGGTGAAGGAAGTCTGGAAATTCTGCAATTATATCAGCAGCGAAATTCCGGAACCGGTGCGACATAAAGATGAGTTACTGGGTATGGTGGAGAAGATGGAAGAAGAGCTGATGATCATTAAGAATGCGTTGAAGCTGGAAGCAACGGCGGGATAA
- a CDS encoding alginate export family protein → MKITLSGKHNLLMLPVLFLLLMISISQPAVAQTAFIGAEIRPRFEVQYGYRFPPDTSSTPQILVTQRTRLNAGFNSERFNAYISIQDARIWGDEVLVSDVPSFGMHEAWGQYNFTKHVGLKVGRQEFAYDNKRMLTDGAWIQIGRAYDAATLKVNLGQGWKMDVAGSYNQQVNNYFGTFYNLNNPKTLDFIWLNKSKVDSNYKYSATLMAMGDGYQTPDTTGVYMRYTYGVNTSFDHHKWGINLEAYGQSGKTRAINQSGNIVPDSFQTVKAYMFSVNPWLQVTSSFRAGIGIDYLSGSDALRDSSEGGTTNMFNFQYGAAHRFYGKMDIFFNLPQGTRNAGLVDAYLNAKYTYKKWDFNGEFHRFHLQNNVEDVENPGEALDKFLGSELDIIVTRELSKEVNLNTGFCLFFPTRSLEFVKTATFSQIGSPTVTGAWFYVMLTFKPTFFLKS, encoded by the coding sequence ATGAAAATCACTCTCTCCGGCAAACATAACCTTCTGATGCTGCCCGTTCTCTTCCTGTTGCTGATGATCTCAATTAGCCAACCTGCCGTAGCGCAGACTGCATTTATCGGCGCCGAGATCCGACCGCGGTTTGAAGTACAGTATGGTTATCGTTTTCCGCCGGATACCAGCAGTACGCCACAGATACTGGTAACGCAGCGCACCCGCCTCAATGCAGGCTTCAACAGCGAACGGTTCAATGCATACATCAGCATACAGGATGCGAGAATATGGGGTGATGAAGTGCTGGTATCCGATGTCCCTTCCTTCGGCATGCATGAAGCATGGGGGCAGTATAATTTCACCAAGCATGTTGGGTTGAAAGTCGGCCGCCAGGAATTTGCTTACGACAATAAACGAATGCTTACCGATGGCGCCTGGATTCAAATAGGCCGGGCCTATGATGCCGCCACACTTAAAGTCAACCTGGGCCAGGGATGGAAAATGGATGTTGCGGGTTCTTACAATCAACAGGTCAACAACTATTTTGGAACCTTCTATAACCTCAACAATCCCAAAACCCTCGATTTTATCTGGCTCAATAAATCGAAAGTTGACAGCAATTATAAATACAGTGCTACCTTAATGGCCATGGGTGATGGCTATCAGACTCCGGATACAACCGGCGTTTACATGCGCTACACCTATGGTGTAAATACCAGCTTCGATCATCATAAATGGGGCATCAACCTGGAAGCATACGGGCAAAGCGGAAAAACGAGGGCCATCAATCAGAGCGGTAACATCGTACCCGATTCTTTTCAAACCGTTAAGGCTTATATGTTTTCTGTAAATCCATGGCTGCAGGTAACGAGCAGTTTCAGGGCCGGCATTGGTATTGATTACTTATCAGGAAGCGATGCCTTGCGGGATTCATCCGAAGGCGGCACTACCAACATGTTCAATTTCCAGTATGGAGCAGCACACCGTTTCTATGGCAAAATGGATATCTTCTTTAACCTGCCGCAGGGAACGCGTAATGCAGGACTGGTAGATGCATACCTTAATGCCAAGTACACCTATAAGAAGTGGGACTTTAACGGTGAGTTTCACCGTTTCCATTTGCAGAACAATGTGGAAGATGTGGAAAACCCCGGAGAGGCGCTTGATAAATTCCTCGGATCTGAACTGGATATAATTGTAACCAGGGAACTCAGCAAAGAAGTGAACCTGAATACAGGCTTCTGTTTATTCTTCCCCACCCGTTCACTTGAATTTGTGAAAACGGCCACTTTCTCGCAGATTGGAAGCCCAACAGTAACCGGCGCCTGGTTTTATGTAATGCTCACCTTCAAGCCAACCTTCTTCCTGAAATCATAA